In Paenibacillus sp. BIC5C1, a genomic segment contains:
- a CDS encoding TIGR01440 family protein — translation MTIELDSEQPGLHEQTASILRELALAGQLGTGQIVVIGTSTSEVAGKRIGTSGAVEVAQQLLAGIREVQQEFGFDVVFQCCEHLNRALVMERSLLTRLGLTEVGAVPVPKAGGSMASAAYRSLTDPCLAEHVQAHAGLDIGETMIGMHLRHVAVPFRTGLRYIGDARVTTALTRPKLIGGERAVYRMEEQPDSTFCD, via the coding sequence ATGACTATTGAGTTAGATTCGGAACAACCCGGATTGCATGAACAGACCGCATCCATTCTGCGTGAACTGGCGCTTGCCGGACAGCTTGGAACTGGACAGATCGTTGTGATCGGAACAAGTACAAGTGAAGTTGCAGGCAAACGGATTGGTACAAGCGGTGCGGTTGAAGTAGCGCAGCAGCTTCTTGCGGGTATACGTGAGGTGCAGCAGGAGTTTGGTTTTGATGTTGTATTCCAATGCTGTGAGCACCTGAACCGTGCACTGGTTATGGAGCGTTCTCTGCTTACACGGCTTGGATTGACTGAAGTGGGTGCAGTACCTGTGCCCAAAGCAGGCGGTTCCATGGCATCCGCAGCGTATCGCTCGCTGACCGATCCATGCCTGGCTGAACATGTGCAGGCCCATGCGGGACTGGATATTGGGGAGACGATGATTGGCATGCACTTGCGGCATGTGGCAGTACCCTTCCGCACAGGACTCCGCTACATCGGTGATGCCCGTGTAACTACAGCGTTGACTCGTCCAAAGTTGATTGGCGGCGAGCGTGCAGTGTATCGTATGGAAGAGCAACCAGATTCGACATTTTGTGACTGA
- a CDS encoding low molecular weight protein arginine phosphatase produces MKHILFVCTGNTCRSPMAEGLLRKLASERGIQVDVRSAGVAATTGMPISRHAEAVLRDHNVDGPPHSTLLSSNLVGWADLILTLTRSHKQHVMQVFPDSVHKTYTLKEYVENDEQVLNDLQELDSLFATLEMKRALGQEILASERERAIEIRQRIPSFDISDPFGGSRDDYNIAAAEIRTALDRLLDKLG; encoded by the coding sequence ATGAAACATATTTTGTTTGTATGTACAGGGAATACATGTCGCAGCCCCATGGCGGAGGGACTTTTACGTAAACTGGCGTCTGAGCGGGGCATTCAGGTGGATGTTCGTTCCGCAGGTGTAGCCGCAACAACGGGCATGCCGATTTCCCGTCATGCGGAGGCCGTATTAAGGGATCACAACGTTGATGGACCACCTCATTCGACGCTCCTTAGCTCCAACCTGGTCGGTTGGGCCGATCTGATTCTCACGTTGACACGCAGTCATAAACAGCATGTCATGCAGGTTTTTCCCGACTCTGTACACAAGACCTATACCTTGAAAGAGTATGTGGAAAATGACGAACAAGTCCTGAATGATCTTCAGGAACTGGACAGCCTGTTTGCGACATTGGAGATGAAACGTGCGCTAGGTCAGGAGATTTTGGCATCTGAACGTGAACGGGCAATCGAGATCAGACAGCGGATTCCGAGCTTTGATATTTCCGACCCGTTTGGCGGCAGTCGCGATGATTACAACATAGCTGCGGCAGAGATTCGGACCGCGCTCGACAGACTTTTGGACAAGCTGGGTTAA
- a CDS encoding manganese efflux pump MntP family protein codes for MWDVSAHVGQLVTILIMAVALGLDAFSLGIGIGMKGIRLRDVLRISTVTALFHIIMPLIGMYTGKYVSSLLGDITTYAAGGLLVLLGAHMILNAFREGDTKLVDHRSLLGVILFSLSVSVDSFSVGVSLGMFSSDLVLTVLAFGVCGGIMSVMGLLLGRRVSQNMGDYGEAVGGAILLAFGLLFIF; via the coding sequence ATGTGGGATGTGTCTGCCCATGTAGGGCAGTTGGTAACCATTTTGATTATGGCCGTCGCTCTCGGACTCGACGCGTTCTCACTCGGCATCGGGATTGGCATGAAGGGTATTCGTCTGAGAGACGTATTGCGAATCAGTACCGTAACGGCCCTGTTTCACATCATCATGCCGCTCATCGGTATGTATACGGGCAAATACGTCAGTTCCCTGCTTGGTGACATTACGACGTATGCAGCTGGCGGTCTGCTGGTCCTGCTCGGCGCCCATATGATTTTGAACGCTTTCCGGGAGGGAGACACCAAACTGGTGGATCATCGATCTCTGCTCGGTGTGATTCTATTCTCACTAAGTGTCAGTGTGGATTCGTTTTCCGTTGGAGTCTCGCTCGGCATGTTCAGCAGTGACTTGGTGTTAACAGTACTGGCTTTTGGTGTCTGTGGTGGAATAATGTCCGTTATGGGTCTGTTGTTGGGACGGCGTGTGAGCCAAAATATGGGCGATTACGGGGAAGCGGTTGGCGGAGCGATCTTGCTCGCTTTTGGACTTTTGTTTATATTTTAA
- a CDS encoding L-threonylcarbamoyladenylate synthase, with the protein MKGMENGENTEEMVTSMWDVNVLVTDENTDNVAKESVYKQALADLEDAAACLRQGQTVAFPTETVYGLGADARSTAAVEAVFAAKGRPSDNPLIVHIAQRDQLDSLVTEVNGTAEALMAAFWPGPLTLVLPVRPGAVSPRVTAGLDTVAVRMPDHPVALQLIAAAECPVAAPSANRSGRPSPTLAAHVREDLAGRIGGIVDGGPTGVGVESTVVQVGDDGTVTILRPGGITAEQLSAVAARVATDPALLAEGPGGDDSPAPRSPGMKYTHYAPTGALCVVEGPPAAVAAWISAALAEAAQRGERTAVLAFAEHAEQYRADAVFSLGEASELEEAARRLYAALRSCDEQGATYIVAEACSREGLGAAVMNRLLKAAGHRLIQVGDR; encoded by the coding sequence ATGAAAGGTATGGAGAACGGTGAAAATACAGAGGAAATGGTTACGAGTATGTGGGATGTCAATGTACTGGTAACCGATGAGAACACGGATAATGTGGCAAAAGAAAGTGTGTATAAACAGGCGCTCGCTGACTTGGAGGATGCCGCAGCCTGTCTTCGTCAGGGACAAACCGTGGCCTTCCCAACCGAGACGGTATATGGTCTGGGTGCAGATGCTCGCAGTACAGCTGCGGTGGAAGCTGTATTTGCAGCCAAGGGGCGGCCTTCAGACAATCCGCTGATTGTTCATATTGCACAGCGTGACCAGTTGGATTCACTGGTCACGGAAGTGAATGGCACAGCGGAGGCCCTGATGGCGGCCTTCTGGCCAGGGCCGCTTACGCTTGTGCTGCCGGTTAGGCCAGGGGCGGTGTCACCGCGGGTTACCGCCGGTTTGGACACGGTGGCCGTGCGGATGCCGGATCATCCGGTGGCCTTACAGTTGATCGCGGCGGCGGAATGCCCGGTCGCCGCGCCGAGCGCCAACCGCTCCGGGCGGCCAAGCCCGACCCTCGCCGCACATGTGCGCGAGGATCTGGCAGGCCGCATCGGCGGCATCGTGGACGGCGGCCCCACCGGGGTGGGCGTCGAGTCCACGGTGGTGCAGGTCGGTGACGACGGTACCGTCACCATCCTGCGCCCTGGCGGCATTACGGCGGAACAATTGTCAGCCGTTGCCGCCCGTGTCGCCACGGACCCGGCGCTGCTCGCCGAGGGGCCCGGTGGCGATGACAGCCCGGCGCCGCGCTCGCCGGGCATGAAGTACACGCACTACGCGCCCACAGGTGCGCTGTGCGTGGTGGAGGGGCCGCCCGCAGCGGTGGCGGCCTGGATCAGCGCCGCCCTCGCAGAGGCGGCGCAGCGCGGGGAGCGCACCGCGGTTCTGGCGTTCGCCGAGCACGCGGAGCAGTACCGCGCCGATGCCGTGTTCTCGCTGGGCGAAGCCAGCGAGCTGGAAGAAGCAGCGCGCCGGCTGTACGCCGCGCTGCGCAGCTGCGATGAGCAGGGGGCCACATATATTGTGGCTGAAGCCTGCTCGCGCGAAGGGCTGGGAGCAGCCGTTATGAACCGGCTGCTCAAGGCGGCAGGTCACCGACTCATTCAGGTCGGTGACCGATAG
- the spoIIR gene encoding stage II sporulation protein R, with protein MSRKIVKQIGLIIVCLMMIIMMWEGQKTDAAVAATAIPEQSIRLRILANSDAAGDQLVKREIRDAVVAQMNEWVTELENPQSLDEARGVIRQHLSEIEDRVGEELANRGLTYSYQVELGVVPFPTKLYGGTVYPAGDYEAVRITLGKGEGQNWWCVLFPPLCFIDAGTGDALAKPSTATASAAAEPGDEQASVQAATPEARFFLWDMAVKLWDWVSGLFA; from the coding sequence ATGAGCAGAAAAATCGTGAAACAAATTGGACTTATAATTGTATGTCTTATGATGATTATTATGATGTGGGAAGGTCAGAAAACGGATGCAGCTGTGGCGGCCACAGCGATTCCGGAACAATCCATTCGCTTGCGTATTCTCGCGAACTCGGATGCAGCAGGAGATCAGTTGGTCAAACGCGAGATTCGTGACGCCGTCGTTGCCCAAATGAATGAGTGGGTAACCGAACTGGAGAATCCGCAAAGTCTGGATGAAGCGCGTGGGGTCATTCGTCAGCATCTATCTGAAATCGAGGACCGTGTAGGAGAAGAGCTTGCCAATCGTGGGTTAACCTATTCATATCAGGTGGAACTTGGAGTGGTTCCGTTTCCAACCAAATTATATGGCGGTACCGTATATCCTGCTGGAGATTATGAAGCAGTGCGGATAACACTGGGGAAAGGTGAAGGGCAAAACTGGTGGTGTGTGTTGTTTCCACCATTATGTTTCATTGATGCAGGAACAGGTGACGCACTGGCGAAGCCTTCAACAGCAACAGCGTCAGCAGCTGCTGAGCCTGGCGACGAACAAGCATCTGTGCAGGCAGCTACACCGGAAGCACGTTTCTTCCTGTGGGATATGGCGGTCAAATTATGGGATTGGGTATCGGGATTGTTTGCATAA
- a CDS encoding glycosyl hydrolase family 18 protein yields MNLNRVGTIPSFVKVFMLLFLSFALTVSTFAIGPAKQADAAPLPKKIIAYVAGWANWTANDIKAEQLSHINYSFALISNGKATITNSDRTKLQLMVGLKSRNPDLKVLLSVGGWGANGFSDAALTDASRTTFADSIVQLVTSNNLDGVDLDWEYPTNPAAGTTARPQDKQNFTQLLSKVREKLNAQGQINGKQYLLTIAAGASSSYLNGVEINNITPLLDWINLMTYDFHGTWDATTGHHTNLSGRDISVTSAVNLFKNSGVPANKLVIGGAFYGRAWTGVQNSNNGLDRPGSGGFEPDYNTIVSQYLNKNGYTRYWDSSAQAPYLFNGNTFISYDDPQSLSLKVQYVKNSNLGGIMFWEYSNDRSGALLQAVYSEVMGGGTVQPPNPSGYNYLVAQANQQIVSAENQGNDQLVANRTTAGDWELFEWITNADGTVSLKSKINNKYVTADVNLGGALIAKATTIQQWEKFNRVDLGDGTIALQALANNLYVTCDLNNGGKLVASRNSVGGAWEAFRVNK; encoded by the coding sequence CCATCGGACCAGCGAAACAAGCTGACGCAGCTCCTCTTCCAAAGAAAATTATTGCTTATGTGGCTGGTTGGGCCAACTGGACCGCGAATGATATCAAGGCAGAACAGCTCTCTCATATCAATTATTCCTTCGCTCTCATATCCAACGGCAAAGCAACAATTACAAACTCAGATCGTACCAAACTGCAACTGATGGTTGGACTGAAATCCAGAAACCCAGACCTGAAGGTGTTATTGTCTGTTGGTGGTTGGGGAGCTAACGGTTTTTCAGACGCTGCGCTAACGGACGCCTCACGCACAACATTTGCGGACAGCATTGTGCAGTTGGTAACCTCCAATAATCTGGATGGCGTTGATCTGGATTGGGAATATCCAACCAACCCTGCCGCCGGTACAACTGCACGGCCGCAGGATAAACAAAACTTCACACAACTGCTCTCGAAGGTTCGTGAGAAGTTGAATGCTCAAGGACAGATTAATGGCAAACAATATCTGCTGACCATTGCTGCCGGAGCGAGCAGCAGTTATCTGAACGGTGTGGAAATCAATAATATCACGCCTCTGCTCGATTGGATCAATCTGATGACTTACGATTTTCATGGAACCTGGGATGCAACAACAGGTCATCATACGAATCTGTCCGGAAGAGATATTAGTGTAACGTCTGCGGTTAATCTGTTCAAAAATAGCGGTGTTCCCGCGAACAAGCTGGTCATTGGCGGAGCCTTTTATGGCCGGGCCTGGACTGGTGTTCAGAATTCGAACAATGGTCTGGACAGGCCTGGTTCCGGTGGTTTTGAACCCGACTACAACACTATTGTCAGCCAATATTTGAATAAAAACGGATATACACGGTACTGGGACAGCAGTGCCCAAGCTCCTTATCTGTTTAATGGGAATACCTTTATCTCCTATGATGACCCACAATCGCTCAGCCTGAAGGTGCAATATGTGAAAAACAGCAATCTGGGTGGCATCATGTTCTGGGAGTACAGCAATGACCGCTCAGGGGCGCTGCTTCAGGCCGTATATTCAGAGGTTATGGGTGGGGGCACGGTGCAGCCTCCGAATCCAAGTGGGTACAACTATCTGGTTGCTCAAGCCAATCAGCAAATCGTCTCTGCCGAGAATCAAGGCAATGACCAGCTTGTCGCCAATCGGACGACGGCAGGAGACTGGGAGCTTTTTGAATGGATCACGAACGCCGATGGGACGGTATCCCTCAAGTCCAAAATCAATAATAAATATGTCACGGCAGATGTTAATCTGGGTGGTGCCTTGATCGCAAAAGCCACAACTATTCAGCAATGGGAGAAGTTCAATCGTGTAGATTTGGGTGATGGAACAATCGCGTTGCAGGCTCTCGCCAATAACCTGTATGTGACCTGTGATCTGAATAACGGCGGTAAGCTTGTAGCGAGCCGCAATTCGGTTGGCGGGGCTTGGGAAGCTTTCCGGGTGAATAAATAA